The genomic stretch CCAAAAAAACTGATGAGTTAAATGAGGAGGGTGAACAACCAGAGACCCAGCGTAACGGAGCAGAGAGCAATGGTGAGGACTCATCTTTGACTAAATGTTATAGGCTTGGTTGTGATTTACTAGGCCTGTATCATTCCTGAGACAATTCTGCCATTGGCTTGACTTACATATTTTGCTTGTCACCATACTACACGTGAAGTTGGCATTTTGTCAAATAGGTTCATGTCTACCTTGAAATGTGAGCAAAATAGTTAACAGGATTTCGTTTTGACAGGTATTGTCAGTTTGACAAAGGAGCTGGATGAATTTGAGCTGGCGAAGACCGAGGCACGGGCAGTGACAGGCGTACTGGCCTCACACCCCAACAGCACTGATGTCCACATTAGCAGTCTGTCGCTCACCTTCCATGGCCAAGAGCTTCTAGCAGACACCAGCCTGGAGCTCAATTCAGGCAGACGCTATGGGCTCATTGGCCTGAACGGCACAGGTAAAAAGGTCTCTCCTGGCACTTTACTAGTCAGTGGTCTGTACATTTCCTGGTACCTGATGccatttttccttttgctgtTTTGGGAACTCGGACATCCTAAAAGCTACACTCCTTCAACACAAAGAACAGTACATATGTTATTCATTCACCACACCTTACACCTgtttcaaaacattaaacatttgatAATTTACAACAGTTCCCCTAAGTGGGATGAATGTTTTACATAATGGATTTgtcaaatcattttatttctaaTCTACTTATATCTGCCAGGAAAATCCATGCTGTTGTCAGCCATCGGGCATCGTGAGATTCCCATTCCAGAGCACATCGATATTTACCACTTGACCCGGGAGATGGCCCCTAGCGATAAGACAGCTCTGCAGTGTGTCATGGAGGTGGATGAACAGAGGATTATGCTggagaaggaggcagagagactTGCCCATGAGGACTGTGAGTTACATGTGATGTATTATGCAATAACTGCAGAGGGGAAATGTATTGTCACACCCTAGTTTGAGTGCAGTATCTCATATAATAGTTCTGTAGATGTATTGATTTGAAATGAATAGTAAATGCCTTTCTCTCACCCCTGCATAGCCGAGTGTGAGAAGCTGATGGAGCTGTATGAGCGTCTGGAGGAGCTGGATGCAGACAAGGCAGAGGTGCGTGCCTCTCGGATCCTCCACGGTTTGGGTTTCACCACTGCTATGCAGCAAAAGAAACTGAAGGACTTCAGTGGAGGATGGAGGATGCGTGTTGCTTTGGCCAGGTGAAGAAAATGCTTAGTATTACACTATTCATGTGTCAGCGCAGATTGGAATTTGAACAGTCTAGTCCTCTGATTTGTCTCGCTCGATTTGTAGAATGTTGTATTCAAATGCAGATTTAAcccattttgatttttttattttttttttgtgcaattCAAATTGTGTATAACCCACTTGGTATCAAGTTCAGCTCGATGTGCTGATGGCCTCTTCTTGCACCAAATTCATCTGGTTCAGCAAGTTgatgttttctgtcaaattaAGACATTTTCTAAGTCAAACTAACAAAGTTGTTCGTCACACACAAAAGGCAACAAACGAGGAGTAGTCCATATTTGGGTACTTTACTGAATTGTAATGTAAAACTAATACTATTAGATTTAGAGGCACAAGAGAATAATAGTTTGTGAAATTTAAAGAgttgacacatacagtaagtttCAAAATGAGAAGTTtccttaaattaaatttttatgaCTATCCTATATTTATCCAGAGCCCTGTTCATCAAGCCCTTCATGCTGTTGCTGGATGAGCCCACTAACCACTTGGATCTGGATGCTTGTGTGTGGTTGGAGGAGGAGCTCAAGTCGTAAGTTCACACCCTACTTCATCCCTTAAAATGAGTCCTAACAGTTGATACGTATTGCTCATCCTGCTTGTTGTTGACAGGTTCAAGCGAATCCTTGTGCTCATCTCACACTCTCAAGACTTCCTGAACGGTGTGTGCACCAACATCATCCACCTGCATCAGAGAAAACTGAAGTACTACACGGTGAGAACACTTGGCTGACACCACTGCTGGTGCCAGAAAGGAAAACCGCCTTAGCATCCCTTGGAAGGTCTTTAAAAGTATCTTGAATGGACTCTGCCATATGTGATCTCATAATGCTAAAAAAGGAAACTGTGGGTAGGCTGTTACTAATTATGTGTCTGTCCTGTTGGATGACCATGCAAATCTATTTTTACTTCAAGGGTAACTATGACCAGTATgtgaagaccagagaggagctGGAAGAGAACCAAATGAAGCGCTTCAACTGGGAACAGGACCAGATAGCACACATGAAGGTAAATGAGAGACACCAAGTGGTGGAATGTTTTCACTGTAGACTCTTTAAAACAAGTCCATGTCCAGGGCCCCCAACCAGAAATGTGTCTTACCATGAATCCCCCTCTAGACAAGCGTTTTAACCAAGcaaacttgtgtttttaattaattataacaTTAACTTTTGGGGGGAGAAGAAAAGTAGAGGTGCTATTTCACACAGCAAAAGCTGTTCTATTTAGTGTGGCTAATGTTTAGGCTGTCACTAACTAAATTGATCATATCAGGATCTAGGTGGCTAACCACATCAGCTAAACAATTTCCTGAGGGGAAACTTAAgctaatttttttattttttattaaagcagTCACATCCTAAGTTTTACAAACATTCATTCTGTTTTATTATCAGCTGAATCAAAACTGGTACTCATTGTTTTTACATCCGTCTCCTCTAGAATTACATAGCCAGGTTTGGTCATGGCTCTGCAAAGCTGGCACGACAGGCACAGAGCAAAGAGAAGACTCTGCAGAAGATGGTGGCCTCAGGCTTGACTGAAAAAGTTGTGAATGACAAGGTACTGAAATGATGGTTTGGAAACTACTTGCCTTAGCAGTGGTCTTCAGACTTTTGACCCAGTGAGGAATTGTGGCACGTGTATATTATTGTCATGGCATTTAATACCTGCCTCTGTCTCCCACAGActctgtcattttattttcctccctgTGGGAAGATTCCTCCTCCTGTTATCATGGTTCAGAACGTGAGCTTCAAGTACAGTGACAACACAGTGAGTATAGTTAATATTACAGCATGGACAGAGCTTTATTCACTGAAATATAGATTAATTTCTCAGTCTCACTCATCTGTTAATGTTTCTATAGCCGCACATATATAAAAACCTGGAGTTTGGTATTGACTTGGATACAAGAGTGGCTCTGGTGGGGCCCAATGGAGCAGGAAAGTCCACActgctgaagctgctgatgGGAGAGGTAGGCATCGTATATTTCCCCATTATGCTGCAATAACCTGCAGTTGTCTTCATAGTCTTCAAGttcattctccttttttctccGTAGCTCCTACCCACCGATGGTATGATCCGCAAACATTCTCACGTCAAGATTGGCAGATATCACCAGGTAAAACACTGAGCCTGTTGACAGCACCTCCAATACTCATagttgatttggtgacacctACTTACTGCAGGTCACAgaattctgg from Siniperca chuatsi isolate FFG_IHB_CAS linkage group LG19, ASM2008510v1, whole genome shotgun sequence encodes the following:
- the abcf2b gene encoding ATP-binding cassette, sub-family F, member 2b, which codes for MPSDLAKKKAAKKKEAAKARQRTKKTDELNEEGEQPETQRNGAESNGIVSLTKELDEFELAKTEARAVTGVLASHPNSTDVHISSLSLTFHGQELLADTSLELNSGRRYGLIGLNGTGKSMLLSAIGHREIPIPEHIDIYHLTREMAPSDKTALQCVMEVDEQRIMLEKEAERLAHEDSECEKLMELYERLEELDADKAEVRASRILHGLGFTTAMQQKKLKDFSGGWRMRVALARALFIKPFMLLLDEPTNHLDLDACVWLEEELKSFKRILVLISHSQDFLNGVCTNIIHLHQRKLKYYTGNYDQYVKTREELEENQMKRFNWEQDQIAHMKNYIARFGHGSAKLARQAQSKEKTLQKMVASGLTEKVVNDKTLSFYFPPCGKIPPPVIMVQNVSFKYSDNTPHIYKNLEFGIDLDTRVALVGPNGAGKSTLLKLLMGELLPTDGMIRKHSHVKIGRYHQHLTEQLELDLSPLEYMMKCFPEIKEKEEMRKIIGRYGLTGKQQVSPIRNLSDGQKCRVCFAWLAWQNPHMLFLDEPTNHLDIETIDALADAVNEFDGGMMLVSHDFRLIQQVAQEIWVCENQTITKWNRDILAYKEHLKSKIEKQAHDI